The proteins below are encoded in one region of Nilaparvata lugens isolate BPH chromosome X, ASM1435652v1, whole genome shotgun sequence:
- the LOC120354332 gene encoding uncharacterized protein LOC120354332 isoform X2 — translation MKKLMHGKENSSLTPLLQLVVQEEEEGDGLNFIELINRPSPKPWVPIREIQQHVLHPIISTHEDSNKHGHHIILKICNAQTKTQCEVYLPQCFALCISSDQIEKCNANCGNMCLVVAHKLIN, via the exons atgaag aaACTCATGCATGGAAAGGAGAACTCCTCCCTTACACCGCTACTACAGCTGGTAgtgcaggaggaggaggagggggatgGGCTCAATTTTATCGAGCTCATCAATCGCCCATCCCCAAAACCTTGGGTCCCCATCAGAGAAATACAACAGCATGTCCTGCACCCCATCATCTCCACCCATGAGGACAGTAATAAACATGGCCACCACATAATATTAAAGATTTGTAATGCACAAACAAAAACTCAGTGTGAGGTTTATTTACCTCAATGTTTTGCTTTGTGCATTAGCAgtgatcaaattgaaaaatgcaatgccaattgCGGGAACATGTGTCTTGTTGTGGcgcataaattaataaattag
- the LOC120354332 gene encoding uncharacterized protein LOC120354332 isoform X1, whose amino-acid sequence MIWTRDPGSKEDLDMKKLMHGKENSSLTPLLQLVVQEEEEGDGLNFIELINRPSPKPWVPIREIQQHVLHPIISTHEDSNKHGHHIILKICNAQTKTQCEVYLPQCFALCISSDQIEKCNANCGNMCLVVAHKLIN is encoded by the exons atgatctggacccgggatcctggaagcaaggaggatttagacatgaag aaACTCATGCATGGAAAGGAGAACTCCTCCCTTACACCGCTACTACAGCTGGTAgtgcaggaggaggaggagggggatgGGCTCAATTTTATCGAGCTCATCAATCGCCCATCCCCAAAACCTTGGGTCCCCATCAGAGAAATACAACAGCATGTCCTGCACCCCATCATCTCCACCCATGAGGACAGTAATAAACATGGCCACCACATAATATTAAAGATTTGTAATGCACAAACAAAAACTCAGTGTGAGGTTTATTTACCTCAATGTTTTGCTTTGTGCATTAGCAgtgatcaaattgaaaaatgcaatgccaattgCGGGAACATGTGTCTTGTTGTGGcgcataaattaataaattag